The Achromobacter deleyi genome has a window encoding:
- a CDS encoding enoyl-CoA hydratase, giving the protein MSESFVLVETRGRVGLLTLNRPKALNALNDQLMDELGAALLAFEANADIGCVVITGSEKAFAAGADIGAMKDWSYMDVYGSEYITRNWETLKRIRKPVIAAVAGYALGGGCELAMMCDIIIAADTAKFGQPEIKLGVIPGAGGTQRLPRAVGKAKAMDLALTARMMGAEEAERAGLVSRVVPADKLMEEALDAATVIASMSLPSAMMAKECVNRAFEGSLNEGLLFERRVFHSLFATEDQKEGMAAFTEKRKPDFKHR; this is encoded by the coding sequence ATGAGCGAGTCGTTTGTACTGGTCGAAACCCGGGGCCGAGTCGGTCTGCTGACGCTGAACCGCCCCAAGGCGCTCAACGCGCTGAACGATCAACTGATGGATGAGCTCGGCGCGGCGCTGCTGGCTTTCGAAGCGAACGCCGATATCGGCTGCGTGGTCATTACCGGCAGCGAGAAAGCCTTCGCCGCGGGCGCCGACATCGGTGCGATGAAGGACTGGTCGTACATGGACGTGTACGGCAGCGAATACATCACGCGCAACTGGGAAACGCTCAAGCGCATCCGCAAGCCGGTGATCGCCGCGGTTGCCGGCTACGCGCTGGGCGGCGGCTGCGAACTGGCGATGATGTGCGACATCATCATCGCCGCCGACACCGCCAAGTTCGGCCAGCCTGAAATCAAGCTGGGCGTGATCCCGGGCGCCGGCGGCACCCAGCGCCTGCCGCGCGCGGTGGGCAAGGCCAAGGCCATGGACCTTGCGCTGACTGCCCGCATGATGGGCGCCGAGGAAGCAGAGCGCGCCGGCCTCGTGTCGCGCGTGGTGCCCGCGGACAAGCTGATGGAAGAGGCCCTGGATGCGGCCACGGTGATCGCCTCCATGTCCTTGCCGTCGGCCATGATGGCCAAGGAGTGCGTGAACCGCGCTTTTGAAGGTTCGCTCAACGAAGGCCTGCTGTTCGAACGCCGCGTGTTCCATTCGCTGTTCGCGACCGAGGACCAGAAGGAAGGGATGGCCGCATTCACCGAAAAACGCAAACCGGACTTCAAACACCGTTAA
- a CDS encoding tripartite tricarboxylate transporter substrate binding protein: MIRSILAAVSAGMFCLGAAHAAQTYPDKPITLLIPYPPGGSADMLARPLGAELQKKWGQPVVLEYKPGAGGAIASAQLARARPDGYTLLMVLAAHTINPSLYPSLPYDTRKDFAPVSLVATLPMLVAAPLGTPANSIPELIAYGKSHPGKLSFASAGNGNTSHLAAEMFKNQTGADMMHVPYKGSGPAVVALLGGEVSLMFDSISTSLPQVQAGKLKAIAVTGERRSPLLPNVPTVAESVPGFVVNGWYGVLAPAGTPAVVVDALSRGIAEAVALPGLKQQLAGYGYEVVGSTPEEFGAHIDRELVAWKKAVEVSGAKLN, from the coding sequence ATGATCCGTTCGATCCTGGCCGCCGTATCGGCCGGCATGTTCTGCCTGGGCGCGGCGCACGCCGCGCAGACCTACCCCGACAAGCCCATCACCCTGTTGATTCCCTATCCGCCGGGCGGCAGCGCCGACATGCTGGCCCGTCCGCTGGGCGCGGAACTGCAGAAGAAGTGGGGCCAGCCGGTGGTGCTGGAATACAAGCCGGGCGCGGGCGGCGCCATCGCCTCGGCCCAGCTGGCGCGCGCCAGGCCCGACGGCTACACGCTGCTGATGGTGCTGGCGGCGCATACGATCAACCCCAGCCTGTATCCCTCGCTGCCATACGACACGCGCAAGGATTTCGCGCCGGTGTCGCTCGTCGCCACCTTGCCCATGCTGGTCGCCGCGCCGCTGGGCACGCCCGCCAACTCCATTCCCGAACTGATCGCCTACGGCAAGAGCCATCCGGGCAAGCTCAGCTTCGCGTCGGCCGGCAACGGCAACACCAGCCATCTGGCGGCCGAGATGTTCAAGAACCAGACGGGCGCGGACATGATGCACGTCCCCTACAAAGGCAGCGGCCCCGCGGTCGTGGCCTTGCTGGGCGGCGAGGTCTCGCTGATGTTCGACAGCATCTCGACCTCGCTGCCGCAGGTGCAGGCCGGCAAGCTGAAGGCCATAGCGGTCACCGGCGAACGCCGTTCCCCGCTATTGCCCAACGTGCCGACAGTCGCCGAAAGCGTGCCCGGCTTCGTGGTTAACGGCTGGTACGGGGTGTTGGCGCCGGCGGGCACGCCGGCTGTTGTCGTGGATGCGTTGAGCCGGGGGATTGCGGAGGCGGTTGCGTTGCCGGGGTTGAAGCAGCAGCTTGCGGGGTATGGATATGAGGTGGTGGGGTCTACGCCGGAGGAGTTCGGGGCGCATATTGATCGGGAGCTGGTGGCTTGGAAGAAGGCGGTTGAAGTGTCTGGGGCTAAGTTGAATTGA
- a CDS encoding M61 family metallopeptidase has product MKKLDAASPILYRLAPHDPAGHRYRITLTIDSPSAEGQRLSLPAWIPGSYLIRDFSRQIESVSAHAGSRRVNVDKIDNHTWQAAPCEGPLRVEYTVYAWDLSVRGAHLDETHGFFNGTSVFLRVHGQDHLPCLVDLAPPRGIEDWKVYTSLPEAHGHKGAARRHGFGLYLAPDYDALIDHPVEMGTPQVSRFVAHGAEHELVFTGVAPNLDLDRITEDVKKICETQIALFEPRTRRAPFLDSADRYVFMTMVTGDGYGGLEHRASTALMTARKDLPVLGQQGQGEGYRGFLGLVSHEYFHTWNVKRIKPDVFAPYDLSQPDLTRLLWVFEGFTSYYDDLLLLRSGAITHADYLRLLAKTITSVARTPGRTKQSVAESSFDAWTRYYKQDENSPNALVSYYTKGALVALGLDLLIRQETAGARSLDDVMRLLWERYGRDFYRGKPQGLPEDGLPALIREATGVDTRRFIARHAYGTADVPLEQLLEPQGVKLQWKTSANIPSLDVRTRKQGDSLMLATVLEGGAGHKGGLSAGDVLVAIDGLRVDAPAGLDLLLAQYRAGERVTVHVFRRDELREFRVRLSGPEALECVLMVA; this is encoded by the coding sequence ATGAAAAAACTAGATGCCGCTTCTCCCATACTTTACCGCCTCGCGCCCCACGATCCCGCCGGCCACCGCTACCGGATAACCCTAACGATCGACTCGCCTTCCGCTGAAGGCCAGCGCCTGTCCTTGCCGGCCTGGATTCCGGGCAGCTACCTGATCCGCGATTTCTCGCGCCAGATCGAATCGGTGTCCGCTCATGCCGGCTCCCGGCGGGTGAATGTCGACAAAATCGACAACCATACCTGGCAGGCCGCGCCCTGCGAGGGTCCGCTGCGGGTGGAGTACACGGTCTATGCCTGGGACCTGTCCGTGCGCGGCGCGCATCTGGACGAGACCCATGGCTTCTTCAACGGCACCAGCGTCTTTCTGCGTGTGCATGGCCAGGACCACCTGCCCTGCCTGGTGGACCTGGCGCCGCCGCGCGGCATCGAGGACTGGAAGGTCTACACCAGCCTTCCGGAAGCCCACGGCCACAAAGGCGCGGCCCGCCGCCACGGCTTCGGCCTGTACCTGGCGCCGGACTACGACGCGCTGATCGACCACCCCGTCGAGATGGGCACGCCGCAGGTGTCGCGTTTTGTCGCGCACGGCGCCGAGCATGAGCTGGTCTTCACCGGCGTCGCGCCCAACCTGGACCTGGACCGGATCACCGAAGACGTGAAGAAGATCTGCGAAACGCAGATTGCGCTCTTCGAACCCCGCACGCGGCGTGCGCCGTTCCTGGACAGCGCCGACCGCTACGTCTTCATGACGATGGTGACGGGCGACGGCTACGGCGGGCTGGAGCATCGCGCCAGCACGGCGCTGATGACGGCGCGCAAGGACCTGCCGGTTCTGGGCCAGCAAGGCCAGGGCGAAGGCTACCGGGGCTTTCTGGGCCTGGTGAGCCACGAGTATTTCCACACCTGGAACGTCAAGCGGATCAAGCCGGACGTCTTTGCGCCCTACGATCTTTCGCAGCCCGATCTGACGCGTCTGCTGTGGGTGTTCGAGGGGTTTACGTCCTACTACGACGATCTTCTGCTGCTGCGTTCCGGCGCGATCACGCACGCCGATTACCTGCGCCTGCTGGCCAAGACGATCACGAGCGTGGCGCGCACGCCGGGCCGGACCAAGCAGTCCGTCGCGGAAAGCTCGTTCGACGCCTGGACGCGCTATTACAAGCAGGACGAGAATTCGCCCAATGCACTGGTGAGCTACTACACCAAGGGCGCGCTGGTGGCGCTGGGCCTGGACTTGCTGATCCGCCAGGAAACGGCGGGCGCGCGTTCGCTGGACGATGTGATGCGCTTGCTGTGGGAGCGCTACGGACGCGATTTCTACCGGGGCAAGCCGCAAGGCCTGCCGGAGGACGGCCTGCCCGCGCTGATTCGCGAGGCGACCGGGGTGGACACGCGCCGCTTCATCGCCCGCCATGCCTATGGCACGGCGGATGTGCCGCTGGAGCAGCTGCTGGAGCCGCAGGGCGTGAAGCTGCAATGGAAGACCTCGGCCAATATCCCGTCGCTGGATGTGCGCACTCGCAAGCAGGGCGATTCCCTGATGCTGGCGACGGTGCTGGAAGGCGGCGCCGGACACAAGGGCGGGTTGTCCGCGGGCGACGTGCTGGTCGCCATCGACGGCCTGCGGGTGGATGCGCCGGCGGGGCTCGATCTGTTGCTGGCGCAGTACAGGGCGGGGGAGCGCGTGACGGTGCATGTTTTCCGGCGGGATGAGTTGAGGGAGTTTCGGGTTCGGTTGAGTGGGCCGGAGGCTTTGGAGTGTGTGTTGATGGTGGCTTGA
- a CDS encoding 3-oxoacid CoA-transferase subunit B, which translates to MQEIIGLTRQQIAQLLASDIPDGSIVNLGIGMPTLVGDHLPAGREILLHSENGILGMGPAAAGPDVDPDLINASRQPITLLEGASITEHTVSFAMMRGGHLDYAVLGAFQVSEQGDLANWKTDAADAIPAVGGAMDLAVGAKQVLVTMEHRGRDGSPKVLRQCTYPLTGKGVVTRIYTDLAVIDVTPAGLQVHAMKQGVSVEFLRSVTDAPLHFPQTPRTIVLDAAGAPRYD; encoded by the coding sequence ATGCAAGAGATCATCGGCTTGACCCGGCAACAGATCGCGCAGCTGCTGGCCAGCGACATCCCCGACGGCTCCATCGTCAACCTCGGCATCGGCATGCCGACCCTGGTGGGCGACCATCTGCCCGCCGGCCGCGAGATCCTGCTGCACAGCGAGAACGGCATCCTTGGCATGGGACCCGCCGCCGCCGGCCCCGACGTGGACCCGGACCTGATCAACGCCAGCCGCCAGCCCATCACCTTGCTGGAAGGCGCCTCCATCACCGAGCACACCGTGTCCTTCGCCATGATGCGCGGCGGCCACCTGGACTACGCCGTGCTGGGCGCGTTCCAGGTCTCGGAGCAAGGCGATCTTGCCAACTGGAAGACCGACGCGGCCGACGCGATACCCGCCGTGGGCGGCGCGATGGACCTGGCCGTGGGCGCCAAGCAGGTGCTGGTCACGATGGAGCACCGCGGCCGCGACGGTTCGCCCAAGGTGCTCAGGCAGTGCACCTATCCGCTGACGGGCAAGGGCGTGGTGACGCGCATCTATACCGACCTGGCCGTGATCGACGTCACGCCCGCGGGCCTGCAGGTCCATGCCATGAAGCAAGGCGTAAGCGTCGAGTTCCTGCGCTCGGTGACCGATGCGCCGCTGCATTTCCCGCAAACGCCGCGCACCATCGTGCTGGATGCCGCCGGCGCTCCCCGCTACGACTGA